In one Cronobacter dublinensis subsp. dublinensis LMG 23823 genomic region, the following are encoded:
- the ribF gene encoding bifunctional riboflavin kinase/FAD synthetase gives MKLIRGIHNLTSEHHGCVLTIGNFDGVHRGHQALLSGLCAQGRERGLPVMVMIFEPQPLELFAADKAPARLTRLREKLRYLARCGVDYVLCIRFDRRFAALTAQNFVSDLLVERLGVKFLATGDDFRFGAGREGDFLLLQKAGREYGFEVTSTQTFCDEGVRISSTAVRQALAQDDLALAENLLGRPFAISGRVVHGDALGRTIGFPTANVPLRRQVSPVKGVYAVEVLGISDKPLPGVANIGTRPTVAGLRQQLEVHLLDVAIDLYGRHIDVVLRKKIRNEQRFASLDELKAQIARDVITARDFFGLPTPA, from the coding sequence ATGAAGCTGATACGCGGCATACATAATCTCACCTCTGAGCATCACGGTTGCGTGCTGACCATCGGCAATTTCGATGGCGTGCATCGTGGTCACCAGGCATTGCTGAGCGGGCTATGCGCGCAAGGGCGCGAGCGCGGCCTTCCCGTCATGGTCATGATTTTCGAGCCGCAGCCGCTTGAGCTTTTCGCCGCCGATAAAGCCCCCGCACGGCTGACGCGGCTGCGTGAAAAGCTGCGCTATCTCGCCCGTTGCGGCGTGGATTACGTGCTGTGCATTCGCTTTGACCGCCGCTTTGCCGCGCTGACGGCGCAGAACTTCGTCAGCGATCTGCTGGTAGAACGCCTCGGCGTTAAATTTCTGGCGACCGGAGATGATTTCCGCTTTGGCGCTGGTCGCGAAGGGGATTTCTTGTTATTACAGAAAGCCGGGCGCGAATATGGCTTTGAAGTCACCAGCACGCAAACGTTTTGCGATGAAGGCGTGCGCATTAGCAGCACCGCGGTGCGCCAGGCGCTCGCGCAGGATGATTTAGCGCTCGCGGAAAACCTGCTCGGACGGCCTTTCGCCATCTCCGGGCGCGTGGTCCACGGCGACGCGCTCGGGCGCACCATAGGTTTCCCGACGGCGAACGTACCGCTGCGCCGTCAGGTTTCGCCCGTTAAGGGCGTATATGCGGTGGAAGTGCTGGGCATCAGCGACAAACCGCTGCCCGGCGTCGCCAATATCGGCACCCGCCCGACGGTGGCCGGCCTGCGTCAGCAGCTTGAAGTTCATCTGCTGGACGTTGCAATCGACCTCTACGGCCGCCATATAGATGTAGTGCTGCGTAAAAAAATACGCAATGAACAGCGGTTTGCCTCGCTTGATGAACTCAAGGCGCAAATCGCCAGAGACGTGATCACCGCCCGCGACTTTTTTGGGCTACCGACACCGGCGTAA